In Mucinivorans hirudinis, the DNA window AAATAATTTTACAGATAAGCAGTATGCGACTTTCGAGGCTATACGGGGAGCAAATTACGAGGTATCTCGGGCTTGGCAAGTGAAGGAGAATTTTAGAGATATTCAGTTTCGGCAAGAAAACTATCAAAGTGCATTATCAATATATATGTTTTGGAAACAGAACGCATTAAGGGTAAATATACCTGAGATAACCCAAGTAGTAGAAATGTTTGACAGGCATAAAAAAGGAATTGTAAATGCGATACTAACTGGCGCAAGTAATGCAAGGGCAGAGAGGTTAAACAGCTCTATCGAAGAGATAAAAAGAATCGGCAGAGGATACCGTAAATTTGAAAACTTCAGAATCGCAATACTATTCTTCAATGCAAACCTCAAACTTTACCCACACGAAAACCAGTAGAACCACAAATTTTATCAACGGCGACATCGGCACATTTCTGCAAGCGGCGATTTTCAAAGGGTCAAGAGATATAACCGCAACGCTTCCCGACAACGCTTTTAATTGGTTCAGAGTATCCAACAACCCAGATGGCGATATCGTGTGGAACGAACAGCATCAAGGGGCAGGCAGCAGAATATGGATTGCCGACCCTGATGTTTATCGCCGAGCAACATTTGAATGCGAAGTCATTTTACCATAAAATAATAACCAACAAATAATAATTTACGATGGCAGTAATTTCAAGAGGTCAGATTACGATTGTGGACTTGTCGGATGGCAAGTCAATCAATCTCTACTTGGGTAGCAATGTGGCTACTACGCAGATTTTCAACAAAGAAAATTCGAGCTATGTGCCGAATTGGACGGTGTCGCCGTTTCTGGTTATCACTCCTGAAGTCTATGTTACAGGTGTTGATACTAACCAAGTGAGCCGTTTGAAAGGAGTGCCCACTTGGAAAATCAATGGCTCGACAACGCTTTCGACTTATGGAGCTACGGCAGCGGCAACTTCACCCTACGCCCTGACCATCAAAAACAATATGACTGCGGTCAATCAGTTGCAGGTGGAGTGTGAAGTGGTATATGTCGACCCCGACACCACAGCCGAGACAAAAGCTAAAACACAAATCACCTATACCAAAACCGAAAATGCTGGTCAGTTGATTTGTGCAATCGCTTATGCTCCGCTCGGTACGGTGTTCAAAAACGGCTCGGCAGCGAACTTGAAAGCCCATTGCGATATGTGGCGAGGTTCGACCATCGACAATACGAGTGTAACCTACAAATGGTTCAAGCTCGGCAGCGGCACGTGGACTGAAATCACATCAGCCAACGCAGGAGGTATTACGGGCTACACGACAAACGAAATCACAATACCCGAAGCAGCGGTGCTGAACTTCGAGAGTTTCAAGTGCGAAATCAAGGACACCGACACGGCAAGCGGCACGTATAACACCTCGGTTAGCGACATTATCTCATTTGCCGATATGTCCGACCCGTACCAAGTCGAAATCGCCACGCCACAAGGGACAACCCTCACCAGTGGACTAAACTCGACCACACTCACAGTAAACTGCTGGCAAAATGGAGCATTGCTTGCCGATACGTTCTTCACAGGTGCAACCTGCAAGTGGCGAAAATTCAACAAACTTGGCGTTCAGGATACCACGTGGGGAACTTCGGGCATCAAAACAGGTCGCTCAATCACCGTAACCCGTGACGAGGTGACGGTCGCCGCAACTTTCACTGTTGAAATCGACAAGTAATGGCAATCATAGCACGAGGACAGATAACCGTCAATTCCGTAGCAGATAGCTTGTCGGGTGCAAATCTGTTGCTCGATACGCAAGCTCCATATCTATCCAACACCTCGATTTGGAACCTTTGCAACGGGGCATCATTATTGAGCTCTGTTGGCAACTTCTCGACAGTAAAGATAACCTCGAATTGGGGCAGGTGTTGGCAACGAGTAGCTCTGCAACCGAATAAAACCTACACATTTAGCTGCTGGCTCAAAAGGGATGCCGCCGTTGAACAGAACACAACATTGCTATCGTGGTTTCAGGGAAATGATGGAGGCACAGCACTCGGCTTGACGCTTGTTAGCTCTACTTTTGGCAAGTCGTTGTCGGGAGTAACGGCACCAAC includes these proteins:
- a CDS encoding Phage protein; this translates as MAVISRGQITIVDLSDGKSINLYLGSNVATTQIFNKENSSYVPNWTVSPFLVITPEVYVTGVDTNQVSRLKGVPTWKINGSTTLSTYGATAAATSPYALTIKNNMTAVNQLQVECEVVYVDPDTTAETKAKTQITYTKTENAGQLICAIAYAPLGTVFKNGSAANLKAHCDMWRGSTIDNTSVTYKWFKLGSGTWTEITSANAGGITGYTTNEITIPEAAVLNFESFKCEIKDTDTASGTYNTSVSDIISFADMSDPYQVEIATPQGTTLTSGLNSTTLTVNCWQNGALLADTFFTGATCKWRKFNKLGVQDTTWGTSGIKTGRSITVTRDEVTVAATFTVEIDK